AACTTTTACTAATATGTCGATAAACTCAACTAGCAGATGTCGAAAAGTTTTTGTAGATATACAAAAAAGAGCCAACCGAAGTTAGCTCTAATCCTTAAAAGTTTACAAAATTTCTAGGGTTTGTAGCATTCGATGAACTCCATCCACCTACATGTACTTCAAAGTGAAGGTGAGGTCCTGTAGAACGGCCAGTATTCCCCATGTATCCTAATATCTGTCCTTGTGAAACTGCCTGTCCAGCAGAAACACTGCGACTTTCCATGTGCGCATACACAGTCGTATAGATTTGTCCTCCAATACTATGAACCACATACACAACGTTTCCATAGCTTGAAGAGTACTTAGACGTACTGACTGTACCTGCAGCAGAAGCAACGATCGGCACACTGCTACCACGTTTACCAATATCAATTCCTTTATGCATGCGTCCCCATCTTGCTCCGAATTCAGAAGTTACAGGGCCAGCTGCAGGGCGTATAAATCCTGAACTTGAAGGAGTAACATTCGTTACTTGTCCAGATCCAGATTGTTGAGTGGCTTGTTCTGCCTTATTAATACGCTCAATTTCTTTTACAAGTGCAGCTTTTTCAGCAGCAATGATCGCAGCTTCATCTTCCATTTCATGAATTTCATGCTGCATTTCTTCTTGCGTTGCTTCAAGTGTACCCATTAGTGACTGCTTTTGCTTTGCTTGCTCTTTTTGTGTTGCAAGCAAGCTTTCTAATTCACCTAAACGAGTCTCAAGATTTTGAAGTAATTGTTCAAGTTCAGCTTTCTTCTGCTCTACGAGTGCTTTATCTTCTTCATGCTGCTTAATGATATCTTTATCTGCTTTATAAATGGTAGAAACCGCTGTAGCACGGTCAATAAAGTCACTAAAGCTCTTTGAACCTAGTAACACTTCTAAATATTGAACCATACCACCTGTCGCTTGAAGAGTTTTGACACGCTCTTTTAGTAGTTCATTACGCTCTGCGATACGAGCTTCAACTACTTTAATCTCTTCTTGAGTTTGAACGATGCCTTCTTCTGTCTTTGTAATTTCCGATTCTTGCGTACGGATATTATTGCCGGTTTCAGCTTGTGCTAAGTCTAACTGCTTAATATCTTGATTTAGTTTTTCAATTTGTGCGCCTACTTGCTCGTATTCATCTTTTTTGTCGTTTAGCTCTGATTTTACTTCAGACTGCTTTTGTTCTAATTCTTTTTTCTGATTGTTTAGGTCTGACTTTGTGCTTGCTGATACTTCGCTATAGCTTGCTAGTGACATTGTACCTACTGTTACAATTGCAACAACGAGTGTTAATAGTTTTCTCCTCAACGTCAAAATCCTCCCTCATGTAACTTTTCTATCTATCTAAAACTCTTATACTTTAAGAAACTTGCGAATAGATACTAAGCTTCCCCATACACCAATAAACGCTCCAAGTGCGATTAACAAACCACTTAACTGGAAGATGAACGGTGTTACTGGTAATAAGGTAAAGAAGGTCCCTTCTAATTTTGGATTAGCTGTTGTAAAGAGATAGCTATAACTCCAAACGGTAATGATAATCGGTATAACCGATCCAATTACTCCAAGTAACAAACCTTCAATGAAAAACGGCCAACGAATAAATCCGTTTGTTGCTCCAACAAGCTTCATAATTTCAATTTCTCTTCTTCTTGCAACAATCGTGATCTTGATCGTATTTGAGATAAGGAACATGGCTGTGAATAGTAGACCTAAAATAATAGCAATCCCAATATTTCTTGCGATTCCAAAGCCCTTGAACAGCTTTTCAACTGTACCTTTCCCGTATAAAACTTTATCTGTGTGATCAAATGTTTCAATTTGCTTGGCAACCTTCATAACTTGAGTAGGTTCATCTGTTTTCACAACAAACACATCATTTAATGGGTTTTCCTGCTCAAATAGCTCATAAGCTTGTCCTTCTTCGCCCATGCTCTCAATCAAATTATCTAACTGAGCATCTTTAGACGAAAAGGTTACTTTATCAACTTCTGGTATTCGCTCTATTCGTTGTTTTAATAACTTCACATCATCTTCGTTTGCACTAACGTCTATATGAACACTGATTTTCACATCAGATTCAATCGATTTAGAAAATTGATTTAAGTTCATCATAATGGCAAGGAAGCTTCCGACTAATAGTAGCGTCACGGTTACAGCACTAACAGACGCAAAGGTCATCCAGCCATTTCGAAATATGTTCTTTACACCCTCGCGCAAGTGGCGTGCTAATGTTCTAGGAGTCATAACCGTAATCACCTCGCACTTCGTCTCGGGCAATTTTTCCGTTCTCTATCGCAATGACACGCTTTCGAATTGTATTTACAATTTCACGGTTATGCGTTGCCATCACAATAGTTGTACCCCTAGTATTGATTTCTTCAAAGATGTTCATAATTTCCCAAGACGTTTCAGGGTCAAGGTTACCAGTTGGTTCATCTGCAATCATTACCTTTGGGCTGTTTACAATGGATCTTGCAATAGACACTCGCTGTTGTTCTCCTCCTGATAATTCATCTGGTAAGAATCGCGCTTTGTGCTTTAAGCGGACAAGATCCAATACATCCATCACACGTCTTTTTATATTCTTTGGGCTCTCTTCGATAACTTCAAGGGCGAACGCCACATTTTCATATACCGTTAATTTCGGTAAAAGCTTAAAGTCCTGGAACACAACCCCAATGTTACGACGTAATAATGGAACTTTGCTTTCCTTTAACTTTCCAAGATCCACATCATTAATTTTAATTGTTCCTTTTGTCGGTTTTTCTTCACGATACATCATTTTGATGAACGTAGATTTTCCCGCTCCACTTGGTCCAACAACATAAACAAATTCACCTGGATTGATTTTTACATTTATACCGTTAACGGCAAGTACCCCATTTGGATACGTTTTATATACATCTATCATTTCGATCATACGTTTATATCACCTGACTTTGTTTGGAATTGTGATTTCTCTAACATAAAGAAACAAACATAACTCCTATTATATTTCAAAACGTGACACCTTTCGACAAAAAGAGTAAATTCACGTAAATTTACCAGTCACATATTATTTCTGCTTTTTTATTATAACACCAAAAATCGTCATTTTTAGCTAAAAAATATTACATTTATATTTCAAGATGCATATTTTGTATCTTTTTGTATATAATAGTTATCTTTGTATAAGGCTCCTTTTAAAGACTTTGTTGTTTTCGTACACTTACTTTGTGTGTACATCCAGTTTTTAGAATCAAAACGTGGTTGAATGAGAAAAGAGCCACTCTCTTTATGTATAGAAATATCTTGATACTAAGGTAAAAATCCGGCTTGGGATTTTTACGTACAGCAAAACTCTATATGAAAAAAACCTCGTATAAAAAAAGAGCGTTGCCATTTAGACAACACTCTTTTGAGTAAACTTATTTCTTCCCAGCCAACCATGCTGCAACGGCTTCTGCATCTGCCCCTTGAATGACTCCCTTTGGCATACCGCCTTGTCCGTTGTGGATGATGTTTAAAATTTCTTCTTCAGAATACTTGCCTCCAACTTTATTTAAAGCTGGACCCATTCCACCTTGAAGGTCACCACCGTGACAACCAGAACAGCTTTTTTGATAAATCGGTTCTGCAGCTGTTGCTTCAGCACCAGTTGTTTCTCCACCACCTGTTTCAGTAGGAGCTGCTTCTTCATCTCCGCCACCACAAGCAGCAAGCGTTAACATTGCACCAAATAAAATGGCCATGAACGTTTTCTTCATTATTAAGTCCCCCTAGCGATTATGTCCTAATTATTTTATCTTAAAAGTATTTTTTTATGTATTCTTAAATCCTTCCCCAAGAACCTCAGAAGCATTCGTAACGATGACAAAGGCAGTCGGATCAACGTTCTTTACTGTTTGTTTCAATTTCGTGAACTCCGATTGTTGTACCACACACATTAGGATTGGACGCTCATCATCTGTGTACCCACCATATGCAGACAATCTGGTAACACCTCGATTTACTTCAGTAAAAATAGCTTGTTTAACATCTGCTTCTTTATTTGTAATAATAATGGCCATTTTTGAATAACCGAAACCAACCTGTACAAGGTCAATGGTTTTACTCGTTACAAATAGCGCAATCAGTGCATATAAACCTAATTCAATATCAAATACAATGGCAGCTGATAATACGATCATCCCATCAATCATTGCCACACACGTACCTAGGGAAAAACCCGTATACTTATTTACAATTTGGGCCGCTAAGTCTACTCCCCCTGTTGAAGCTTTTCCCCGGAAAACAATTCCAAGACCCAATCCTACGCCAATTCCACCGAATAAAGCACCTAGTAGTGGATCCGTTGTTGCAGGTGCCATGTCTCTTGTAAGGTAGATGATCCAAGGCAGGACTAACGTTCCAACTAAGCTCTTCAATCCAAATGCTCGTCCAAGTAGTAAGATACCAGCAAAGAATAATGGTACATTTAATCCTAATTGAACAAACGCTGGCTCCCAGCCAAATATAGCATTTGTAATCGTGCTAATTCCACTAACGCCACCTGATGCGATCCGGTTTGGTAGTAGAAATAAATTAAACGCCATTGCCACTATTGCCGAACCAACCACCACATACACGTATTCCAAAATCCAACCAAACGGCTCACCGATCGCCAGCCTTCTCTGCCTGTTTCCCATGCTGAAACCTCCCCAAAAAACCTTATGTATAATGAATACCTTTAACGCTTTTAAGGAGTGGGGGCCTGTCCCCCGCTTCTTTAAAGCGTTAATGGGTGAATATGTATATTTGCCGGTAGTGAGTATATCATGACGCTTTTGTTTTGTGAATGGCAGTCGTTTGACGTGTTAAAGGGTTAAATCACTAAATGCTCTCGTTATTCGTTTAGTTTGCATCAATCTGTACAAATTTAGGCAAAAAAACCTCTTATTCTTAGAACAAGAGGTTTGAGACAATTATTGAAGTTTAGATCGGAGGTAGGCATCGATAAATCCATCAAGGTCTCCGTCCATGACGCTCTGGGTGTTTCCAATTTCATAGTTTGTACGATGATCCTTTACCATTGAGTATGGATGGAACACATAAGAACGAATTTGACTTCCCCAGCTAATATCATTTTTCTCTCCACGAATCTCATCTAGCTGTGCTTGCTGTTCTTCGATTTTTCGTTGATATAGCTTTGCCTGTAGCATTTTCATCGCACGTTCACGGTTTTTAATTTGGGAACGTTCTGTTTGACACGTCACGACTACGTTTGTCGGGATATGTGTAATACGTACTGCTGAGTCTGTTGTATTAATATGCTGACCACCTGCTCCACTTGCGCGGTACGTATCAATCTTTAAATCTTCTGTACGAATATCAATATCAATTTCTTCATTAAATTCTGGCATGACATCGCATGATACGAAGGACGTATGGCGACGACCTGATGAGTCAAACGGTGAAATACGAACTAAACGATGAACTCCTTTTTCCGCCTTTAAATATCCGTATGCGTTATGACCTTGAATAAGTAAGGTAACCGATTTTATCCCAGCCTCGTCACCCGGCAAGTAGTCAAGTGTTTCGACCTTGAATCCTTTTCTCTCACCCCAACGAGTGTACATACGTAAAAGCATAGAACCCCAGTCCTGTGATTCCGTTCCACCAGCACCCGGGTGTAATTCTAAAATTGCATTGTTTTTATCATAAGGCTCACTTAATAGAAGCTGAAGCTCAAAATCATTAAAGGACTTCGTAACAGATTTAACTTCACTAATTAATTCTTCCAGTAAATCTGCATCATTTTCTTCCTTCAACAGCTCATACGTTACATCAAGGTTTTCATATGATTCTTGAAGCTCATTAAACTGGTTTACTTGATCCTTTAATCCATTTGCTTCATTAATCGTTGACTGAGCCGCTTGCTGATTGTCCCAGAAACTTGGCTCACTCATAATTTCGTCTAACTCACGAATACGCGCTTCCTTTTCTTCTAAGTCAAAGAGACCCCCTAAAGTCTTCTAAACGTTGTTCCATCTTTTCTAATTCATGTCTAATTTCCGATAATTCCATTCCGTTCACCTCATGAAAAAAATTTCGAGTTTCATTAAAAAGCCTATGCACCCAATAAGGGGCATAAGCTTTCTTCTGTTAGTTAGTATATCCATCCTACAAGCAATCGTGCCATGTGTTTATGCCTGATTCGCTCCACAGCATTGCTTATATTTCTTGCCACTGCCACAAATACAAGCATCATTACGTCCGATATCTACACTTTTCGTAACAGGCTTCTTCTTTGGCGCTTCGCCTTCCGCATTCGGAATAACCGCCTGACCTTTTGCCACTTCTTGACGCTCTAGGTTGTTGCGAATTTGAGCTTTCATGACGTATTTCGCCACTTCTTCTTCAATCGCAGCAATCATACTTTCGAACATCGCGAAGCCTTCCATCTGGTATTCACGAAGCGGATCAATTTGACCGTATGCACGTAAATGAATACCTTGACGCAGCTGATCCATTGCATCAATATGATCCATCCACTTACTGTCTACCGCACGGAGAACAATAACCTTCTCAAACTCTCTCATTTGTTCAGGCTCAAGCTCTGCTTCCTTTTCGTCATAACGTGCACGTACTTTTCCATAAATATACTCAGAGATTTCCTCTGCTTCTTTACCCTTCAATTCAGCTTCTGACAGCTCACCTTCACTCAGTAGGTTCGCTTCAACAAAGTCTGTAATTGCCTTTAAGTTCCACTCTTCTGGCTCTTCACTGCCTGGACAGTGTGCTTCAACGGTACGATCAATCGTTGACTTAATCATCCCTTCAACCACTTCACGTAGGTTCTCAGAAGCTAATACATCTTGACGTTGTCCGTAAATAACTTCACGTTGTTGACGAAGAACATCGTCATATTGCAGTAGTTGTTTACGAGCATCGAAGTTGTTACCTTCCACACGCTTTTGTGCTGATTCAACGGCACGGGAAACCATTTTACTTTCAATTGGTTGTGTATCATCCATGCCAAGACGTTCCATCATAGCTCTCATATTATCAGAACCGAAACGACGCATTAACTCATCTTCCATTGATAAATAGAACTGTGTTACCCCTGGATCACCTTGACGACCAGAACGACCACGAAGCTGGTTATCAATACGACGTGATTCATGACGTTCTGTACCCACAACAGCAAGTCCACCAATTTCTTTTACACCTTCACCAAGCTTAATATCTGTACCACGACCGGCCATGTTTGTTGCAATCGTAACTGCCCCGCGTTGACCTGCTTCTGCGATAATATCTGCTTCACGTTCATGGTTCTTAGCATTTAACACGTTATGCTTAATGCCTTTTTTCGTTAAATACTTTGATATCAATTCAGATGTTTCAACCGCTACTGTACCGACAAGTACAGGCTGTCCGTTTGCATGAAGCTCTGCAATACGCTCTCCAACTGCACGGAACTTTCCGTCAATGGACTTAAAAATTAAATCCGGCTTATCATCACGAGCAATCGGTAGATTTGTAGGAATCGCCACAACATTCATGTTATAGATGTTACGGAATTCTTCTTCTTCCGTTTTCGCAGTACCTGTCATACCAGACAGTGTCTTGTACATACGGAAGTAGTTTTGGAACGTAATCGTTGCTAGTGTCATACTTTCGTTTTGGATTTCAAGGCCTTCCTTTGCCTCAATTGCCTGGTGAAGTCCGTCACTGTAACGGCGTCCTTTCATTAAACGACCAGTAAATGAGTCGACGATTACCACTTCTCCGTCTTGTACAACGTAATCAGTATCACGAGCCATACTTGCATGAGCTTTTAACGCCTGGTTAATATGGTGAAGTACCGTCACGTTTTGCAAATCAAAAAGGTTTTCAAAGCCAAATGCTTTCTCTGCTTTATTGATTCCTTCTTCTGTAAGCTGCACTGCCTTTGTTTTCACATCGTATGTGTAATCTTCTTCCACTTTTAAATTACGAACAAAACCGTTCGCCTGAATATATAGTGTTGTCGATTTACGTGCTGATCCTGAAATAATTAAAGGTGTACGTGCTTCATCAATTAAAATGGAGTCAACTTCATCAATGACCGCAAAGTTTAACGGACGCTGTACCATATGTTCCTTGTAAAGAACCATGTTATCACGTAAGTAGTCAAAACCTAGTTCATTGTTCGTACTATATGTAATGTCCTTTGCATACGCTTCGATCTTTTCTTCACGAGACATCCCCGTTAGGTTTAAACCAACAGATAATCCTAAGAAGTTATAAAGCTCTCCCATTTCCGTAGCATCACGATTTGCAAGGTATTCGTTGACTGTTACAACATGGACACCTTTTCCAGAAACTGCATTTAAATAAACAGGCATGGTTGACGTTAACGTTTTCCCTTCCCCTGTCTTCATCTCTGCGATATTTCCTTCATGAAGAGCCACACCACCCATAATTTGCACTGGGAATGGACGCTTTTGGAAAACACGTGTTGAAGCTTCACGTACTACTGCAAATGCTTCAGGTAAAAGGGAGTCTAGCGTTTCTCCTTTTGCTACACGTGCTTTAAATTCCTCTGTTTTTCCTCGTAATTGTTCATCAGATAGCTTCGCAATATCCGCTCCAAGAGCTTCCACTTGATTTGCAATCTTTTCATATTTATTCACTTGGCGTTGATTGCCGTCGAACACCTTTTTTAACATTCCAAGCATCGAAAACGCTCCTCTTTTTCTATATCTTAGTATTCGTAAAATCATTGTAAATAAGAATACTCTAATTTTACCATTATCTATCAATCCTTGCCACCCATAAGGAGGACATGCAAAATCGCAGTCACTAAAAAGCGACTGCGAGATTTGTCATATGTTAGTTAGCTCGGTTCAATGACCGCGTATTTACCATCTTTACGTTTATAGACAACGTTTGTATTATTGGTTGTTGCATTTGTGTAAACGAAGAAATTATGTCCAAGCATATTCATTTGCAGAATTGCTTCTTCATTATCCATTGGTTTTAAATCAAATCGTTTTGTACGAACCACTTCCAGTTCGTCGTCATCTTCCTCTTCCTGGTATGTACCCTGTGGCTCCACACCATTCACAAAATTCAGTTTCACTGATCCTTGATCACGGAACTTTCGATTCACCTTCGTCTTATGCTTACGAATTTGTCTCTCCAGCTTATCTACCACTAAATCAATCGCTGCATATAAATCATTATGTGATTCTTCTGCACGTAATGTCATATTCGACATTGGAATCGTGACTTCAATCTTTTGCTTGTTATGATAAACCTTTAAGTTAACGTTTACCTGTGAGTTTAGGCCTTCACTAAAATACTTATCAAGCTTACCAACCTTTTGCTCCACATAGTCACGTATCGCTGGAGTTACCTCAATGTTTTCACCACGAATGTTAAAATCCATACATGAACTCCTCCTTTTTGTACAAGCTCCCTTACATTATTCTACGTTTCCCTAGTCCTTTCCTCCTTAAACATATGAAAAGTTAAGAATTTTTTGTGAATTATATTATGTGAAGGAATGGTAATTCATGTCAAAAAGGTTAATGATATCGGATAATTCTTTGAAGAGTATTCCCGGGGGTAGCATGAGAAGATATAGGTGAGTAAGTATTATTCATAGCTGTCTTGTTTCTTTTTTTATAGATCAATAATGAGCGATGTTGAATGACGAAATCTTCAGCCTCTCATTCTGAATGCAAAAAAGTATATCTAAAATAGACAGTAACATTGCAAAAGAAAAACCCACCGCAAAGGGTGAGTTTTCTCTCGTGCTTTTAATTTCGTGCTATATAAGCGATGAAAAACGATAAGTTCTTCAGCGGTTATGAATAATAGAAATTAAAGCTTAGTTACGTTAGAAGCTTGTGGTCCACGGTTTCCTTCAACGATTTCGAATTCAACAGATTGACCTTCTTCTAAAGTTTTGAAACCATCAGTTTGGATAGCTGAGAAATGTACGAATACATCGTCTCCGTCTTCGCGCTCGATGAATCCGAAACCTTTTTCTGCGTTAAACCATTTAACTTTACCTTGCATTGATACAACATTCCCTTCAAATCATATACTGTAGGCGTTTGACGTCCACAATTTGATGATACCCAATGAAAAAAAAATAGTCAATTTTTACTTTTCGAGGAGATATAAGGGATTTCGACAAAGTTTTTAACTTGCTTAAAACAAAGAAAAATTCCTGTAGAAAAATCTACAGGAATCGGTAGTAATCATTTCTTTTTGTCGAAAAACATGCCATCGAAATTAACATTTTTGTAAGGATTCACATATTTTTCGTTCGTGCTTTTTTGCTTCTTTAGTTTATTCATATCTGCCTGAACCATTAGTCGTAATTTTGCAAGCTGACGATCAATATACGTGTTGTATTCAATCATCTGTTTA
The sequence above is drawn from the Bacillus sp. BGMRC 2118 genome and encodes:
- a CDS encoding peptidoglycan DD-metalloendopeptidase family protein, producing MRRKLLTLVVAIVTVGTMSLASYSEVSASTKSDLNNQKKELEQKQSEVKSELNDKKDEYEQVGAQIEKLNQDIKQLDLAQAETGNNIRTQESEITKTEEGIVQTQEEIKVVEARIAERNELLKERVKTLQATGGMVQYLEVLLGSKSFSDFIDRATAVSTIYKADKDIIKQHEEDKALVEQKKAELEQLLQNLETRLGELESLLATQKEQAKQKQSLMGTLEATQEEMQHEIHEMEDEAAIIAAEKAALVKEIERINKAEQATQQSGSGQVTNVTPSSSGFIRPAAGPVTSEFGARWGRMHKGIDIGKRGSSVPIVASAAGTVSTSKYSSSYGNVVYVVHSIGGQIYTTVYAHMESRSVSAGQAVSQGQILGYMGNTGRSTGPHLHFEVHVGGWSSSNATNPRNFVNF
- a CDS encoding ABC transporter permease encodes the protein MTPRTLARHLREGVKNIFRNGWMTFASVSAVTVTLLLVGSFLAIMMNLNQFSKSIESDVKISVHIDVSANEDDVKLLKQRIERIPEVDKVTFSSKDAQLDNLIESMGEEGQAYELFEQENPLNDVFVVKTDEPTQVMKVAKQIETFDHTDKVLYGKGTVEKLFKGFGIARNIGIAIILGLLFTAMFLISNTIKITIVARRREIEIMKLVGATNGFIRWPFFIEGLLLGVIGSVIPIIITVWSYSYLFTTANPKLEGTFFTLLPVTPFIFQLSGLLIALGAFIGVWGSLVSIRKFLKV
- the ftsE gene encoding cell division ATP-binding protein FtsE; this translates as MIEMIDVYKTYPNGVLAVNGINVKINPGEFVYVVGPSGAGKSTFIKMMYREEKPTKGTIKINDVDLGKLKESKVPLLRRNIGVVFQDFKLLPKLTVYENVAFALEVIEESPKNIKRRVMDVLDLVRLKHKARFLPDELSGGEQQRVSIARSIVNSPKVMIADEPTGNLDPETSWEIMNIFEEINTRGTTIVMATHNREIVNTIRKRVIAIENGKIARDEVRGDYGYDS
- a CDS encoding cytochrome c, translating into MKKTFMAILFGAMLTLAACGGGDEEAAPTETGGGETTGAEATAAEPIYQKSCSGCHGGDLQGGMGPALNKVGGKYSEEEILNIIHNGQGGMPKGVIQGADAEAVAAWLAGKK
- a CDS encoding YitT family protein, with the protein product MGNRQRRLAIGEPFGWILEYVYVVVGSAIVAMAFNLFLLPNRIASGGVSGISTITNAIFGWEPAFVQLGLNVPLFFAGILLLGRAFGLKSLVGTLVLPWIIYLTRDMAPATTDPLLGALFGGIGVGLGLGIVFRGKASTGGVDLAAQIVNKYTGFSLGTCVAMIDGMIVLSAAIVFDIELGLYALIALFVTSKTIDLVQVGFGYSKMAIIITNKEADVKQAIFTEVNRGVTRLSAYGGYTDDERPILMCVVQQSEFTKLKQTVKNVDPTAFVIVTNASEVLGEGFKNT
- the prfB gene encoding peptide chain release factor 2 (programmed frameshift); amino-acid sequence: MELSEIRHELEKMEQRLEDFRGSLDLEEKEARIRELDEIMSEPSFWDNQQAAQSTINEANGLKDQVNQFNELQESYENLDVTYELLKEENDADLLEELISEVKSVTKSFNDFELQLLLSEPYDKNNAILELHPGAGGTESQDWGSMLLRMYTRWGERKGFKVETLDYLPGDEAGIKSVTLLIQGHNAYGYLKAEKGVHRLVRISPFDSSGRRHTSFVSCDVMPEFNEEIDIDIRTEDLKIDTYRASGAGGQHINTTDSAVRITHIPTNVVVTCQTERSQIKNRERAMKMLQAKLYQRKIEEQQAQLDEIRGEKNDISWGSQIRSYVFHPYSMVKDHRTNYEIGNTQSVMDGDLDGFIDAYLRSKLQ
- the secA gene encoding preprotein translocase subunit SecA; the protein is MLGMLKKVFDGNQRQVNKYEKIANQVEALGADIAKLSDEQLRGKTEEFKARVAKGETLDSLLPEAFAVVREASTRVFQKRPFPVQIMGGVALHEGNIAEMKTGEGKTLTSTMPVYLNAVSGKGVHVVTVNEYLANRDATEMGELYNFLGLSVGLNLTGMSREEKIEAYAKDITYSTNNELGFDYLRDNMVLYKEHMVQRPLNFAVIDEVDSILIDEARTPLIISGSARKSTTLYIQANGFVRNLKVEEDYTYDVKTKAVQLTEEGINKAEKAFGFENLFDLQNVTVLHHINQALKAHASMARDTDYVVQDGEVVIVDSFTGRLMKGRRYSDGLHQAIEAKEGLEIQNESMTLATITFQNYFRMYKTLSGMTGTAKTEEEEFRNIYNMNVVAIPTNLPIARDDKPDLIFKSIDGKFRAVGERIAELHANGQPVLVGTVAVETSELISKYLTKKGIKHNVLNAKNHEREADIIAEAGQRGAVTIATNMAGRGTDIKLGEGVKEIGGLAVVGTERHESRRIDNQLRGRSGRQGDPGVTQFYLSMEDELMRRFGSDNMRAMMERLGMDDTQPIESKMVSRAVESAQKRVEGNNFDARKQLLQYDDVLRQQREVIYGQRQDVLASENLREVVEGMIKSTIDRTVEAHCPGSEEPEEWNLKAITDFVEANLLSEGELSEAELKGKEAEEISEYIYGKVRARYDEKEAELEPEQMREFEKVIVLRAVDSKWMDHIDAMDQLRQGIHLRAYGQIDPLREYQMEGFAMFESMIAAIEEEVAKYVMKAQIRNNLERQEVAKGQAVIPNAEGEAPKKKPVTKSVDIGRNDACICGSGKKYKQCCGANQA
- the raiA gene encoding ribosome-associated translation inhibitor RaiA: MDFNIRGENIEVTPAIRDYVEQKVGKLDKYFSEGLNSQVNVNLKVYHNKQKIEVTIPMSNMTLRAEESHNDLYAAIDLVVDKLERQIRKHKTKVNRKFRDQGSVKLNFVNGVEPQGTYQEEEDDDELEVVRTKRFDLKPMDNEEAILQMNMLGHNFFVYTNATTNNTNVVYKRKDGKYAVIEPS
- a CDS encoding cold shock domain-containing protein, which translates into the protein MQGKVKWFNAEKGFGFIEREDGDDVFVHFSAIQTDGFKTLEEGQSVEFEIVEGNRGPQASNVTKL